Proteins encoded within one genomic window of Amorphoplanes friuliensis DSM 7358:
- a CDS encoding molybdopterin-dependent oxidoreductase: MSVRINGTDHERAPRAGQCLRTYLREEGCFGVKKGCDTGDCGACTVHVDGQPVHSCVYPAFRAQGRQVTTIEGLAPPDGLHPVQQRFLDAQGFQCGFCTAGMIMTTAALDEEKLADLPRALKGNLCRCTGYRAIADAIHGVRTVEEPGAGEAVGASLGAPAGPQVVTGTARYTFDVDVPGLLHLKVLRSPHAHARIVSIDTTEALAVPGVQAVLTHEDAPARHFSTARHEHPVEDPADTRVLDDVVRHVGQRVAAVVADTEGAAEEGCRRLRVAYEILPAVTDPEAAMRPGAPAVHGDKDASHRIARPAENVVGELHAELGDVAAGFADAAVVYAQTFRTPRVQHAALETHGALGWLDDTGRLTLRSSTQTPFLTRRALADLFDLPLDEVRVLTGRVGGGFGGKQEMLVEDLVALAVRKTGRPVKLEYTRAEQFTSATTRHPFIVEMKAGARSDGTLTALSLRVVSDTGAYGNHGPAVMYHGCHESIAVYRCANKKVDAFAVYTNTVPSGAFRGYGLGQVSFAVESVLDELARRLDLDPVLLRERNIVRPGEPLAAPGDHADDLMIASYGLDQCLDAVRAASHDPAPPAPEGWLTGEGMALAMIAAGPPGGHFADAAVTLLPDGRYEIAVGTSEFGNGSTTVHTQIVADTLGTTPDRVLVRQSDTDVVGHDTGAFASTGVVVAGQAVLHAARALREQLLTLAGPGAVGLAPDAVELQNGRLTLKDLAASAASPIRAEGHWTGSPRSVAFNAQWFRIAVDPGTGELRILRSVHSADAGTVMNPLQCRGQIEGGVAQAIGATLAEHVDLDDGGRVTTAGFRQYHLPTFADVPHTEVVFADTADSIGPLGAKSMSESPFNPVAPALANALRDATGVRFTDLPFTRDRIWVRLQDG; this comes from the coding sequence ATGAGCGTCCGGATCAACGGCACCGACCACGAGCGGGCACCGCGGGCAGGGCAGTGCCTGCGCACCTACCTGCGCGAGGAGGGCTGCTTCGGTGTCAAGAAGGGCTGCGACACCGGCGACTGCGGCGCCTGCACGGTGCACGTGGACGGACAGCCTGTGCACAGCTGCGTCTACCCGGCGTTCCGCGCGCAGGGCCGGCAGGTCACCACGATCGAGGGCCTGGCACCGCCGGACGGCCTGCACCCGGTGCAGCAGCGTTTCCTGGACGCGCAGGGCTTCCAGTGCGGGTTCTGCACCGCCGGCATGATCATGACCACGGCCGCGCTGGACGAGGAGAAGCTCGCCGATCTGCCCCGGGCGCTCAAGGGCAACCTCTGCCGCTGCACCGGTTACCGCGCGATCGCCGATGCGATCCACGGTGTCCGCACGGTCGAGGAGCCGGGCGCGGGTGAGGCCGTCGGTGCGAGTCTCGGCGCACCGGCCGGACCGCAGGTGGTCACCGGCACCGCCCGCTACACGTTCGACGTGGACGTTCCGGGCCTGCTGCACCTCAAGGTGCTGCGCTCGCCGCACGCGCACGCCCGCATCGTCTCCATCGACACCACCGAGGCGCTCGCCGTGCCCGGCGTGCAGGCGGTGCTGACCCACGAGGACGCACCGGCCCGGCACTTCTCCACCGCCCGCCACGAGCATCCGGTCGAGGACCCCGCCGACACCCGTGTGCTCGACGACGTGGTGCGGCACGTGGGCCAGCGGGTCGCCGCCGTTGTCGCCGACACCGAGGGTGCGGCCGAGGAGGGGTGCCGGCGCCTGCGCGTGGCGTACGAGATCCTGCCCGCGGTGACCGACCCGGAAGCCGCGATGCGGCCGGGAGCACCGGCCGTGCACGGCGACAAGGACGCGAGCCACCGCATCGCGCGCCCGGCGGAGAACGTCGTCGGTGAGCTGCACGCCGAGCTGGGTGATGTCGCCGCCGGCTTCGCGGACGCCGCAGTCGTGTACGCCCAGACGTTCCGCACTCCCCGCGTCCAGCACGCCGCCCTGGAGACCCACGGCGCGCTCGGCTGGCTCGACGACACCGGCCGGCTGACCCTCCGGTCGAGCACGCAGACCCCGTTCCTGACCCGCCGCGCCCTGGCCGACCTCTTCGACCTGCCCCTGGACGAGGTCCGGGTGCTCACCGGCCGGGTCGGCGGCGGCTTCGGTGGCAAGCAGGAGATGCTGGTCGAGGACCTGGTCGCCCTGGCCGTACGTAAGACGGGCCGCCCGGTCAAGCTCGAGTACACCCGCGCCGAGCAGTTCACCTCGGCCACCACGCGGCACCCGTTCATCGTCGAGATGAAGGCGGGCGCCCGCAGCGACGGCACCCTGACGGCGTTGTCGTTGCGGGTCGTGTCGGACACCGGCGCCTACGGCAACCACGGACCGGCGGTCATGTACCACGGCTGCCACGAGTCGATCGCCGTCTACCGCTGCGCGAACAAGAAGGTCGACGCGTTCGCCGTCTACACCAATACCGTCCCGTCCGGAGCGTTCCGCGGGTACGGGCTGGGTCAGGTCTCGTTCGCGGTCGAGTCGGTCCTGGACGAGCTGGCCCGCCGCCTCGACCTGGACCCGGTGCTGCTGCGCGAGCGCAACATCGTGCGTCCCGGTGAGCCGCTGGCTGCCCCCGGTGACCACGCCGACGACCTGATGATCGCCAGTTACGGTCTCGACCAGTGCCTCGACGCCGTCCGGGCCGCCTCCCACGATCCGGCCCCGCCGGCGCCCGAGGGGTGGCTCACGGGTGAGGGCATGGCGCTGGCGATGATCGCGGCCGGTCCGCCCGGCGGGCACTTCGCGGACGCGGCGGTCACCCTGCTGCCGGACGGCCGGTACGAGATCGCGGTCGGTACGTCGGAGTTCGGCAACGGCAGCACCACCGTGCACACCCAGATCGTCGCCGACACGCTCGGCACCACGCCGGACCGCGTCCTGGTCCGCCAGTCCGACACCGACGTCGTCGGCCACGACACCGGCGCGTTCGCCTCCACGGGTGTGGTCGTCGCAGGTCAGGCCGTCCTGCACGCCGCCCGGGCGCTGCGCGAGCAGCTGCTGACGCTGGCCGGTCCGGGTGCCGTCGGTCTCGCTCCCGACGCCGTCGAGCTGCAGAACGGCCGGCTGACGCTCAAGGACCTGGCGGCCTCGGCGGCGTCCCCGATCCGGGCCGAGGGTCACTGGACGGGCAGCCCGCGGTCGGTCGCGTTCAACGCCCAGTGGTTCCGCATCGCCGTCGACCCCGGCACCGGTGAGCTGCGGATCCTGCGCAGCGTCCACAGTGCCGACGCCGGCACGGTCATGAACCCGCTGCAGTGCCGGGGCCAGATCGAGGGCGGTGTCGCCCAGGCCATCGGCGCGACCCTGGCCGAGCACGTCGACCTCGACGACGGGGGCCGGGTGACGACCGCCGGGTTCCGGCAGTACC
- a CDS encoding FAD binding domain-containing protein has translation MDLHTVVEVVSPAAVGQWRPGDAWLAGGTALFAEPDPGVTRLLDLAAAGWTPITVRDDGLEIAATCTVADLAGFEGAAHFTAFHGLATACCRAFLASFKIWNVATVGGNLCAALPAGPMIALTAALDGECLILGPGGERRMPVARFVTGEGTTALTDGELLRSITLPAAALTGRTALRQGSLFTHGRSAALIAGRLEPGGGLVLTVTGSTVRPFQLRFPDVPAAGLLAAALRDTIADDDYVDDVHGLPAWRQHLTGRFAEEIRAELAA, from the coding sequence GTGGATCTGCACACGGTCGTCGAGGTGGTCAGCCCGGCCGCGGTGGGGCAGTGGCGTCCTGGTGACGCCTGGCTCGCCGGCGGGACGGCGCTCTTCGCCGAGCCGGATCCCGGCGTCACGCGGCTGCTGGACCTGGCTGCCGCCGGCTGGACCCCGATCACGGTGCGTGACGACGGGCTGGAGATCGCCGCGACCTGTACGGTCGCCGACCTGGCCGGTTTCGAGGGCGCAGCGCACTTCACCGCCTTCCACGGGCTCGCCACCGCGTGCTGCCGGGCGTTCCTCGCCTCCTTCAAGATCTGGAACGTCGCGACGGTCGGCGGCAACCTCTGCGCCGCCCTGCCCGCCGGCCCGATGATCGCGCTGACCGCCGCGCTGGACGGCGAGTGCCTGATCCTCGGTCCGGGCGGCGAACGACGGATGCCGGTCGCCCGCTTCGTCACCGGCGAGGGAACGACCGCGCTGACCGACGGCGAGCTGCTGCGTTCGATCACGCTGCCCGCGGCCGCACTGACCGGGCGTACGGCGTTGCGGCAGGGTTCGCTGTTCACCCACGGCCGGTCCGCGGCGCTGATCGCCGGGCGGCTCGAGCCCGGCGGTGGCCTGGTGCTGACGGTGACCGGGTCCACAGTGCGTCCGTTCCAGCTCCGCTTCCCGGACGTTCCCGCGGCCGGCCTGCTCGCCGCGGCGCTGCGGGACACCATCGCCGACGACGACTACGTCGACGACGTGCACGGCCTCCCCGCGTGGCGCCAGCACCTGACGGGACGCTTCGCGGAGGAGATCCGGGCGGAGCTGGCCGCATGA
- a CDS encoding phosphotransferase — MRPLRHGYTNDTRGDGSVVIKRYTGPDAPRRWATERDALETLAGRLPVPAVLAARTGELHLAHLPGVHGQELIDAGQAPAVLHSCGTMLRRLQSEGVVHGDYGPNNLLFDAHTYEVSAVLDWEWSHPGTGTIGDLAWCEWIVRTHHPAETGALPELFAGYGSRPPWNERRSAMLAKCRQMLALRRQLGTADPGYTRWEGHIATTSDWAE, encoded by the coding sequence ATGCGGCCGTTGCGGCACGGGTACACCAATGACACCCGGGGTGACGGCAGTGTGGTGATCAAGCGGTACACCGGACCCGACGCCCCGCGCCGCTGGGCCACGGAGCGTGACGCCCTGGAGACCCTCGCGGGCCGCCTGCCCGTCCCTGCGGTGCTCGCCGCGCGCACCGGGGAGTTGCACCTGGCCCACCTGCCCGGAGTGCACGGGCAGGAACTGATCGATGCCGGTCAGGCACCCGCCGTGCTGCACTCCTGCGGGACGATGCTGCGGCGGCTGCAGTCCGAGGGTGTCGTGCACGGCGACTACGGGCCCAACAACCTGCTCTTCGACGCGCACACGTACGAGGTGTCCGCGGTCCTCGACTGGGAATGGTCGCACCCGGGCACCGGCACGATCGGCGACCTGGCCTGGTGCGAGTGGATCGTTCGCACCCACCACCCGGCCGAAACCGGGGCGCTGCCCGAGCTCTTCGCCGGCTACGGCAGCCGCCCGCCCTGGAACGAGCGCCGCAGCGCCATGCTCGCCAAGTGCCGTCAGATGCTGGCGCTGCGCCGCCAACTCGGCACCGCCGACCCCGGTTACACGCGCTGGGAGGGCCACATCGCCACGACCTCCGACTGGGCGGAA